Within the Trichoderma breve strain T069 chromosome 3, whole genome shotgun sequence genome, the region AGTTGAGTTTCATGAGCGCAACCCAATTTTATGAGGGCTATGCATTATTGGGACCTCTGCAGGGTAAAATACGACATTATAGGGGCATTGTCACACAATAATAGGGGGAAAAACAAATGCTTGCAAGTGTTTTGTCGTTCAAAAAGCCATTTGATCGCCACTATACCCCACATCTTTCCACCAACCAGTTTGGTGCCCGTTGCGTCCGATCGAGTTTATAAGTAAGTCAACCCCGGATTCTTTATATAAGATCTTCTTTGAAGTTACAGCCGTAAATTAAAGCCCAAAAGCGCACCAATCCGATGTCTGGGTATTTTCCCGGGCCGTTAAAGCAGGTCGGCGCTTCGGTATTTTAATACGCCGTCGTCTCGGTTTACTTATCCGACTTGCATAATTTGAGCCGTACGTGCCAATCATATACCCTGATTCGGTTATAAAATCTGTTTGGGAGTAGCTTAATTACAAAAGAGTGTTACATATTCTCCACGTATATTCGTGAAACTTGCTGTGAGAATTGCGGTTTACATTGATTGCCTTTAAGACGATCCCACCTAGGCTCTTCTATATGCGTCAATTAAGAGGCAATGGAGAAAAAATACGAAAGTAAGAAGGAAACAGCTTTTACCTCGTAGCTTTCTCTAGAAATATCGAGAAATCACTATTGGAAATAGAATCACAGTGTGCATATTCTGCAAGCGAATGCCGCATGCACAGTGGTCGAGGTATGCCCCGCGTTCGCCTCACTTGTCGGTTGCTTTCGGTGTTCTTATGCCTTGCATGTAACCTCAACCCATGTAAACAAACTACGTATCGGGCCGGCAAtgatatataaattatataacaCATCATTTGAACAAGCAGAGCTGGGGAAAACCTGGCCGACTTGCAGCTTCCTGTTTGTCAAAGCGGCTGATTCAAGCGTCTATTGGACGTAGAGCAGTGGATAAATTCGAAGATCCTTTACAAAGTACTATATAGCGAGTTTTACTTCGTACTTAACACGATATATCTTTTACGTATGCCTCTATGTTAGCGGGTCAGTTACACATCGATGAACCGAACAAACCAAATGGGCATGTATAGCTGATACTTGCAGCATTTCCATCAAAACCAATAAGTAGAATACATTCAGGGATTGACTATAATTCAGCAAACCACCATCGGGGCTCTACATATATCGTGTGAGATAGACAGCACTTCATTTGGGGTCCTTTGATCTAATTGTCAAAATTGGCTGGGCGAAGAGATAGTAGTCTAACGGTCTACTTGACTGTTACTCATTTGACTGATCTTTGGTGACTGATGCGCAATGCCCTGATCTTAAGTCTCTAATAGCTCGTAAGTTCAACTCCCTGTGCGTTGTCTTGgatcaagatgctgctggtATTGATCGCATCAACGCAGCTTTTACTTACCTCGAGTGGCTATATCTTCTGAATTtcggtggtgatgatatAACCGGCGGCTCCTCACCAtatattcttcttcacattTGAGTTCTAAGTAAGGAAATTTCGAGGAAAACCTTGAAACGTAGATGCTTCCATTGGTCACTGCAATTAGTGGCCCAAGTCAAATCATATTAGCCACTGCGTTGCTATATCGTAACTTGCCTATTCGCGGTCATGGTTATAGTTACTGAACATTCTCGATCCAAGTCATTTGGATACGGCTGCATAGAGAATACCCCGATAAACACACGGATTGCAACAGCTTGttgcctttcccttctcaGGTAGCGGAGACCGCAGCCCGTCTAAACGGACATGAGTAGTCCAGATCCTCATCTTGGATTGTAGAGACGATGTCGAGAATGTCGGAGGCTTAAGAGAATGTTGAATCAATCTTGGATATCTCGAGATGAGGTCTGGATAGGGCACCATAGGCTTTGAGTTCACTAAATGTGTCATACTTTTCTAGGGGCCAAGATTTTCCATTACATTCATTTAGTGGACGTTGGAAAGACAGCTTGCATTTGGATGGTTCATTTAAACTACCACTCACTTGATACATGATCAATATGTCAATGCAGCTGACCTATTGCTTTTCATGGAGTATTCCGATTGGAATACAACAGGAAATCTACGGGAAGAATTTTCCTCGTAAAGTGATCGCACATCCCACGGCCGCCAAGGTTAAAAATAAGGTTATCATCAGTAGCGGAGCTTACTTCGGCTAATAGAATGGGCGCAATGAACTGTGTACCTTCTATCCCTAGCGGTGTAATGAAGAGGAGTTTCATTGGATACACCAGCGAAGAGCCTAATATGGATGGACAACCTAGCGATCTCCACAGACTTTCCCTCTATTTGTAAGTGTGGGAAGAATCGGCATTAAAACGCCGGAGATGATCGTCATGCGAATCAACTTCTTGGCGCATTAGCTGAGATGACTACACACGTTGTAAATTACACAATCCTCTTCAGCCCTTACCCAAGTGGGTAACAGTCTCTAAAAGTCCAACCTCATGTCACAAAGCGAATCTGATGGTCGCAAATGAAACCTCAAGTATTGGCTTAaactaaagaaaaagccaAATATCTCTTGTAGTTGAATGTAATGAAGAGTGGACCACCTCATCACCAGTAAGTTGGTATTAAGATGGGCATATCACACGCAGTGACTTTGTGTCTTCAAGGCTACCTTAAACACGTAAATGGCCAAAGTTGTGCAATATACAAAGCATACATGTCACGCTTTATGGATATATCACTTGCTAAACATTTCATTCAAGTCCCAAGGACATGTAAAATAGCTCTTCGTACATATCATTCTGTCCAACAGCTACTGATTGACTGGCACCAAACTCCTTCTTCAACTATCCCTCAAACTTTTCAAGAcataatttttcttttttctcttacCATGATGTTTCTTTGCTGCTAGCGTGCTCGGTGTTCATAATCGTCGTTGTTAAGATATCTGCTTGAACCAAACCTGAAGTTCATGTCGAGCCAGAAATAACCCCAAGAAGTACTCAATTTGAGTATACAAGATGGGTGTGAATCGATAATCCGTCCTCAATACGCCTTCGCAAGCAGTAGTTAGCTCATAGTGTTCCCAAGAGAGTTTTTCCCCACTGAAAATTCCGCGAACTTTATTGTGTGTATCTAACGATTCGCAGCTGGCTGGTTCAAGGCCATCGATCCAAAGCTGACTGGCACTCTAGATCGCGTCAAAATTATCTTAGCATATCCAAAGGGGAGTGGGAGCTGGAAGGAGACCAGAAAATTGTCCTGGCTATCTCAAGCATAACGCCATGTCATAGAGTAATGGCATCTGTGTATCAGCACTGAAAACTGCCAAGTGGTAACGACTCAAATGTCAATATGTTTGATGGTAAAGGAAAGGGAAGTCTGGTAATCTGTGCATGAATCGATACTAATATGTATAAAAGGAGATGAAGTAGAGCCTTCATGAGATATTCCTCTTCTTATAGCGAAAAAATCCTCTTCGTCGCGTGGATATACCATTTGAGAGTCTGTCATACATTCTTAGTAGGCGAACTCAGCCCCTCGAATGACTTAGTAGACGCCTTCGGCATTTAGGCTGAATCAGTTTTTTTGGGTCGAAATAACGCGTATTTGAAGGCTTCGCTTCAGTAGTCTCTTGTTCTGGCAGATTACCGCTTGAGGGGGGCGGCAGATCCATGCCGTTTTTGCGCACTTGCCAGGCTTCACGGGACGGCCCATCTGCCGCTGCCCAACGATGTCCACACTTTATCGAAAGGCTAAGACACGTAGTTACAGCTGTTGAATGCATGTATCATGAGACTTTTAGTTTTCAGATAGATTTTTCCGGTGCCAAATGGAGCTGACgccatctctccctcttATCCAGCAAGCATGTAACCGATCTTTTCCTGTTCCTCTATCAACCAGCGACATTTCCATACGCTGGCTTTTTAGCCCTCGGGTTAATGGATCCATTAATTTTTATATGAAATGTTAATAATAAATCGCCTGATTATGCGTTGTACTGGTCTCAGCCGGATAATGAGCAGATGGAGTAAATGAGGTTGGTGGAAGAAAGGTATGAGGTGGAGTAAAACAAGGGAATATCAATATTTTTATCACGCCATCAACGGCGCTAACTACACATTATGACCGCATAAATGACTATGATAAATGTTGCGAATTCATATTACATTCTGAGAGAGCTGCTGTGAGGTGTGGCAATTTCGTTTGCTATTATGAAGCAAATGGGGCCAAAGCATTTATATCTGACATCGTTGTACGATACAAATTACCTAGCGGTATGACTTATGAGCCGTATATACTCTTATGAGCCGTATATACTGTACTAAAAGACTCAGAAATAAGCTGAGTTGTAGCCTAACGTCATGTCTTGTTGAATCTCTCTGTAGTTACGTACTTAGTTAACTAGCCGTGAGTGCTGAAGCCCTTAGGTAGATCTAAGACGCTTGATCCGAATGAGGAAGCCCAAAACAATGAATATCAGGTACTAATAATTGGGGTTAACGTAGCTTCTAACAAATATGGAAGGCACCAGTTCTGTTCATGTAACCACGTCATTGTTTGCCAATGATGTTTGACTGCTGATGTGTATTTGCTTCTGAAACGCACAGCCCCTCAATGTCAAATCCCAGTAAAGCTACCGTGCGATCCACCGGGATACCACATCCTCCGCAAATTCGTAGAAAAGCATGTTGATATGATTGGCAGGCTAAATGCGACAGCTTTAACCGGACGCACCCCAGATCTGGGGAAGAAGCCGCGTGAGGTCCGAAGAGCCCGATTTGGAACCCAATTGAGATTCAAAGCTGAAAAATTGACAATTGATTGGTATACATCTTCTCAGCCGTCCTTCTTTACGGCACTTTGATGCCGTTTGACCCGGTACCTGAAGGGCATGTTTTAGGCAAAATGCCAAGCTCCGAGGATACGACCATGCGATGCGTATTTCCAACTTCACTTGACGATGTCTACTTTGTGTCAAGGTGGTCGTAACTTGAGTTTTGTATGAGACGAAAAAGCGATTTCAGCTGAGAGAAATTGCATATAAAGTCGTGGATGGAACCCTGTTGCTGACAGTATGAGCTCACCACCAGCACAACATCCTCTCCAAGCACGAACATTTCCACAAAGATCAACATGATTGGCTCCAGCAGTCTCTTAATTGCCCTCACCAGCATTGCTGGTTCCTTGGCCATACCTACTGGTCTCGGTCCCTCTGAAAGCAATGTAGACATTACTGAGCGCGGTGCTCATGATTTTGTTCTTGGATCACACAATGACGTTCGCCGTCGTGCCAGCATCAACTACGATCAAAATTACCAGACCGGCGGAACAGTCAACTATTCTCCCTCTGGGAGTGGGTTCTCTGTCAACTGGAACACTCAAGATGACTTTGTTGTCGGAGTTGGCTGGAGTACTGGATCTTCTTCGTAAGAAACACGGCTCTTCAATTCCATCATTCCGAATAATTTTTCGCTAACGAAAGAGATACGTAGGCCTATCAACTTCAGTGGTTCCTTCGGTGTCAACAGCGGAACTGGTATGCTTTCCGTCTATGGCTGGAGCACCAACCCGCTGGTTGAGTATTATATTATGGAGGATAACCACGCCTATCCTGCTCAGGGCACCGTGAAGGGAACTGTCACTAGCGATGGAGCAACTTACACCATCTATGAGAATACTCGGGTTAATGAGCCTTCCATTCAGGGCACAGCGACCTTTAACCAGTACATCTCAGTACGAAACTCTCCCAGAACCAGTGGTACTGTCACTGTTCAGAACCATTTCAACGCCTGGGCTTCTCATGGAATGAATCTCGGAGCTATGAACTACCAAGTCGTTGCCGTTGAAGGCTGGGGTGGCAGTGGCTCTGCTTCACTGAGCGTCAGCAACTAAATCTTGGCGATAGGGTCGTGCAATGTCGTCTTGGTAGCTAAACAAGTACTCGATCAGGAAATTAAGAAATTTTTGCTCGCGGGATGGGGGGTTCTTCCGGGGTGGGCATTCGGAAGTGGAGAATTTCTGTCATGCGAAATGTAGTCACAAGTCACACGGTAGCGCTATTGGGATGCCAAATTCTTCATAACGAAATGCATACTAAGGTAGCAAATCACAAATTATATAACCACTATAGTTCCATGTGAACTTGTATTTCATCAATGTTGAAAGCCCACGCTCGCTGTGTGCATTTGTACACTATTACAAAGGTCTGTAACCTGATTAACTCCATTAACTTATCTTATAAGTCGCAAAGGGTCCACCAACTCGCTACACGCCCTAAGCTTTTGCAAGCTGCTCTTCTATCCGACCCCAGAGTCCCTTATTCATATATCCAGAAAGCCAGAAGTTTCCATCATTATCCTTACCAATGATGGGGAAACCATTCGGCAGTACCAAGCCAAATTGGTTGTTCTGTATATATGTGGGTAGTCCAGATCTCCCACCTTCTTTACATGACTTTATAACCGCCGCAGAGAAATCAGTTTCAAAAAGTTTTGCTTTACTCCAGTTCGAGTACGTAATCATGTGCATACTGCCGTCACCGAAGAAAGGCGGGATTTTGCCACTAGATTCTCTCCATAGAGCAGAAAACGCCTCTACTTGAGAACGCGAGCCGAGCTCTTTAATGGCATTACGAGTAGCGGCTGCAATGTAGCTGAGCGGCTTCTCGAATATGTACTGCACCGGCAGTAACACATTAATGAAGCCAATTGCATTTGACACGTACGGAGCACCCTTAGGGAGCAAATCCGTCTCGAGAGATTTTCGCAAAGAATACGCATTGTTCAGAACAACAGTCTTCTGGGTAGCATGGGGTAGATGGGAGACGGCTAGCCTTGTCCACCAAGCACAAAGAACATCGCCTTCGCTAAGGAAAGGATCTTCCGTACCGTTGGCTGTAAGCTCACCGATCGCCTCATTGCGCAGGCCCTCGACGAAGGAGCCTGGGACACAAACCATTCGATGCTCTTGGGTACGGAATAGATCGAGAACATTATTCATTCCGTAGTGCGCCAATCCGAACATTGACAGGCGCTGATTTGCCAACTTGTGAGCCTCCGTCGGACTCTTACCCAAGTCTGCTAACGGATCACCATCGCCGCCCTGTGGAGGGATAATTTGGTCATCTCGACCTTGAAGCATCAATATCCATGCGTTCATCAAAGCTTTCTTGCCCAGAGCATCCATTAGAGTATGTGGCCAATAAATAACAACAAGAGTTTTATCCGTGAAAGAAACAATATGCAAGCCCAATTGCGGGATATCTCTGTTCAGATAATCTTCGAGGCTAATTGGGCCGCCTTCTGGACGGAACAATTCGCGAAAGTCGTCAGGATCGCATACGACTGCGGGTCTCGAGCTCGGATTCGGAATCTTCGAAGCAATCAGATGATCCGAAGCGCTCATGTCGTGCGTGATATGAGAATATGTAAGAGGTCGGCGCTCTTCAGTAAATTCGATCGGCACATGATACTCAAGACGGCCTTGGTCCTGCCTGTAACATCAGTATTTATCCTCTACGCGATATTCTGAGTCTGATTGCTCCAGCTTACATCTTTACGCATGCGAGCCCCGAGTTTGTTCCAGCCGTCATGTCTTGCTAGCTTCTCCAAACTGTCTCGAAGTATTTCGGCATCTAGAACATCGTCGAAAACAAACATGGAATACAATATGAAGGCCTTCCATAATGGTGTGTCATCAAAGAAACGAAACGGAATAACGATATCCGTGGGAACTTTGCTTGGTGCAGGCGTTCTGCCGAACATTTTGACTGAGTTTACACGGTTCAACTTTGAGGGCCGCTTCTGCGTTTAGCGAAAGCTTCTGCACTCCAAGTTATTAGATAATTTGTATAATGAAGAGATAACTGAGAAACAGAGGTCATTTCCAGTAATGTACTGCTTCGATAAGACCTCGTTGACACCACTTCAACGGGGGACGCGAACCAACACCCATACCGGACTTGGTTTCCCCTTTCAATATCATGCATGCGTCGTACCCGAATACGGGAAATACTTTTGCCATAAGTCTTCATGTAGAGTAGCATTTACTAATTTCCTGTTGGGCATAGAACCAACAACGGGGAATGC harbors:
- a CDS encoding glycosyl hydrolases family 11 domain-containing protein, producing the protein MIGSSSLLIALTSIAGSLAIPTGLGPSESNVDITERGAHDFVLGSHNDVRRRASINYDQNYQTGGTVNYSPSGSGFSVNWNTQDDFVVGVGWSTGSSSPINFSGSFGVNSGTGMLSVYGWSTNPLVEYYIMEDNHAYPAQGTVKGTVTSDGATYTIYENTRVNEPSIQGTATFNQYISNHFNAWASHGMNLGAMNYQVVAVEGWGGSGSASLSVSN